From one Synechocystis sp. PCC 6803 substr. PCC-P genomic stretch:
- a CDS encoding phosphoglucosamine mutase, with protein sequence MVYTPAPIKFGTDGWRGVIAAEFTFERVVLVAAAAAQVLAAEFGSSGREHRLIVGYDRRFMAEQFALLVAQTVQELGFEVWLSESYAPTPAFSWAAHHENALGALVLTASHNPANYLGLKVKGAFGGSVGSDVTEKIEAQLQNSLPQPQAGGSLQYFDPWPSYCQGLQAKVNVQPIREAVQQGKLRVFADVMHGAAASGLERLLGCPIDEINGDRDPLFGGASPEPLPKYVPKLLAALQTAAKAGGPELRVGLIFDGDADRIAAVDGQGNFLSSQGLIPILIYHLATQKGLQGEIVKTVSGSDLIPKLAELYGIPLTETAIGYKYIADRMLTSPVLIGGEESGGIGYGGHIPERDALLSALYVLETVVQSQQDISEQYGRLQEKVCFVSEYDRIDLPLASMDVRTALVQTLNENPLTAIAGEQVTDLLTTDGYKFRMAGGGWLLIRFSGTEPLLRLYCEAPTSSRVQTVLHWAKDWANGVTPAKPAQSSH encoded by the coding sequence ATGGTTTACACTCCTGCTCCGATTAAATTTGGTACCGATGGTTGGCGGGGGGTAATTGCAGCAGAATTTACCTTTGAGCGGGTGGTGTTGGTGGCGGCGGCGGCGGCCCAGGTGTTGGCGGCAGAATTTGGTAGTAGTGGTCGGGAACATCGCTTAATTGTGGGATACGATCGCCGTTTTATGGCGGAACAATTTGCCCTGTTGGTGGCCCAGACAGTCCAGGAATTGGGTTTTGAAGTCTGGTTGAGTGAAAGTTATGCTCCTACCCCGGCCTTTAGTTGGGCGGCCCATCACGAAAATGCCCTGGGCGCATTGGTGTTAACAGCCAGCCATAATCCCGCCAATTATTTGGGTTTAAAAGTTAAAGGAGCGTTCGGTGGTTCCGTGGGCAGTGACGTTACAGAAAAAATAGAAGCCCAATTGCAAAATTCCTTACCCCAGCCCCAAGCGGGAGGTAGTTTGCAATATTTTGATCCCTGGCCTAGTTACTGCCAAGGCTTGCAGGCAAAAGTAAATGTTCAACCCATTCGAGAAGCAGTTCAACAGGGAAAACTCCGGGTATTTGCCGATGTGATGCATGGCGCAGCCGCCAGTGGCTTGGAGCGGTTACTAGGTTGTCCCATTGATGAAATTAACGGCGATCGAGATCCCTTGTTTGGCGGTGCTTCCCCTGAACCTTTGCCCAAATACGTTCCTAAATTATTAGCAGCGCTGCAAACGGCGGCCAAAGCTGGTGGGCCAGAGTTACGGGTGGGTTTGATTTTTGATGGCGATGCCGATCGGATTGCCGCAGTAGACGGCCAGGGTAATTTTCTCAGTTCCCAGGGTTTAATTCCCATTTTGATTTACCACTTAGCTACCCAAAAAGGCCTCCAGGGAGAAATTGTTAAAACCGTTAGTGGCTCCGACCTAATTCCCAAGTTGGCAGAGCTTTACGGCATTCCCCTCACGGAAACGGCGATCGGTTATAAGTATATTGCTGATCGAATGTTAACCAGTCCAGTCTTGATTGGTGGGGAAGAATCCGGTGGCATTGGCTATGGGGGTCACATTCCTGAACGGGATGCGTTGTTATCCGCCCTATATGTGTTGGAAACAGTGGTACAGTCCCAACAGGATATTAGTGAACAGTATGGTCGACTCCAGGAAAAAGTCTGCTTTGTCAGTGAGTATGACCGCATTGATTTACCCTTGGCCAGCATGGATGTCCGCACTGCGTTGGTACAAACCCTAAATGAAAATCCCCTAACGGCGATCGCCGGAGAACAAGTGACAGATTTATTGACCACCGACGGCTACAAATTCCGTATGGCCGGTGGCGGTTGGTTGCTAATTCGCTTTAGTGGGACGGAACCTTTACTGCGGCTTTACTGCGAGGCTCCCACCAGTTCCCGGGTACAGACGGTGCTCCACTGGGCAAAGGATTGGGCAAATGGGGTAACGCCTGCCAAGCCTGCACAATCATCTCACTGA
- a CDS encoding pitrilysin family protein, translating to MSDRLVCPMKKPWKTSPTVAPNAKPWQRFVLVATLVMAIAVFSNVYLTPAIARDLENQPKTHDQLTFPPLPEINLPEYERYTLPNGLVVYLMPDRRLPLVSGSVVMRAGSRWEPADQVGLAQLTGTTMRLGGTEQNSPAQLNNLLEQKAAAIETSIGTSSGSASFSSLSKDFDLVFDLFAQVLQTPAFDEAQIALAKNQLRGAIARRNDDPGDIASREFSKMLYGPTSPYARTVEYQTLANIDRQAIIDFHRRYVRPDQMILGIVGDFDSETIKQTIAERFGNWQGSGTVPQLTPPSASQVNDSEVFLVNLPHVTQSNVLLGQIGGMVDSPDYAALSVMNGVLGGFAGRLFNNIRSTQGLAYSVSGSWQAAYDYPGYFLAGGPTRTETTVQFLQSLLQEFEKLRITEVTAEELAYAKDSILNSFVFNFERPGQTLSRLMTYEYYGYPEDFIFTYQQAVMDTTVEDVQRVAAKYLQPEQMIAVIVGQGDRLKDELEALDRRVQMLEIAIPEASS from the coding sequence ATGTCCGATCGCCTTGTTTGCCCTATGAAAAAACCTTGGAAAACTTCCCCAACAGTGGCTCCTAACGCTAAGCCCTGGCAACGATTCGTCCTGGTGGCCACCTTGGTGATGGCGATCGCCGTTTTTAGCAATGTTTATTTAACTCCAGCCATTGCCAGGGATCTGGAGAACCAACCCAAAACCCATGATCAGTTGACGTTTCCCCCCCTGCCGGAGATTAACCTGCCGGAATACGAACGTTACACTCTGCCCAACGGTTTGGTGGTTTATCTAATGCCTGACCGGAGACTGCCCCTGGTGTCGGGATCGGTGGTGATGCGGGCAGGATCCCGTTGGGAACCGGCGGATCAGGTGGGGCTAGCCCAGTTGACGGGCACCACCATGCGTTTGGGGGGAACAGAACAAAACTCCCCAGCCCAACTGAATAATTTATTGGAGCAAAAGGCCGCTGCCATTGAAACTAGCATTGGCACCTCTTCCGGTTCTGCTAGTTTTTCCTCCTTGAGCAAGGACTTTGACCTAGTCTTTGACCTATTTGCCCAAGTTCTCCAAACCCCAGCCTTTGATGAAGCCCAGATTGCCCTGGCTAAAAACCAACTTCGAGGAGCCATTGCCCGGCGTAACGATGACCCTGGAGATATTGCCAGCCGGGAATTTAGTAAAATGCTTTACGGCCCCACCAGCCCCTATGCCCGCACGGTGGAGTACCAAACCTTAGCCAATATCGACCGCCAGGCCATTATTGATTTTCATCGGCGCTACGTCCGTCCAGACCAGATGATTTTAGGCATTGTGGGGGACTTTGACAGCGAAACCATCAAACAAACCATTGCGGAAAGGTTTGGTAATTGGCAAGGGTCGGGGACTGTTCCCCAGTTGACTCCCCCCAGCGCTAGCCAAGTTAACGACAGTGAAGTTTTTTTAGTTAATTTGCCCCACGTTACCCAAAGCAATGTTCTTTTGGGACAAATTGGCGGCATGGTGGACAGCCCGGATTACGCTGCCCTGTCGGTGATGAATGGGGTACTGGGGGGTTTTGCAGGCCGGTTGTTTAACAATATTCGCTCCACCCAGGGCTTGGCCTATAGCGTTTCCGGTAGTTGGCAGGCTGCCTATGATTATCCCGGTTACTTTCTGGCTGGGGGTCCTACCCGCACGGAAACCACGGTGCAATTTCTCCAATCCCTGTTACAGGAGTTTGAAAAGTTACGCATCACTGAAGTAACCGCTGAGGAATTGGCCTATGCCAAAGATTCAATTTTAAATTCCTTTGTTTTTAATTTTGAAAGGCCGGGGCAAACCCTTTCCCGTTTGATGACCTACGAGTATTACGGTTATCCAGAGGATTTTATTTTCACTTACCAACAGGCGGTGATGGACACCACAGTGGAGGATGTGCAACGGGTAGCGGCTAAGTATCTCCAGCCCGAACAGATGATTGCGGTGATTGTGGGGCAAGGCGATCGCCTAAAGGATGAATTGGAAGCCCTAGACCGGCGGGTGCAAATGTTGGAAATTGCCATTCCCGAAGCTAGTAGTTAA
- a CDS encoding beta-ketoacyl-ACP synthase, whose protein sequence is MDRQGKQKTAPIEALAMGVVVTGLALDTALGDQLQTWTKLLQGKTAIKPKQPFINLPSFPLALQGNYPRSLGQLVPPLVQAAIDDAQLDPAEQPWGVAIGSSRANQCHWEDWVGRNIKPPVAPNFKLVDWWQTLPDQAARLAAQLLPEVTVMQCPMAACATGLWAIAQGVELIRTGHCQRVLAGAVEAPITPLTLAGFSKMATLAPDGCYPFDRQRQGLVLGEGGALLVLETRELAQKRKARIYGEILGWGFSCDALHRSTPAFDNHSAQQAVKHCLTRSGLTPEQIDLIHPHGTGTLFNDQREAALIQTLFPQNPLITSSKGATGHTLGASGAIAVALTLLSLHQQKLPPCVGLKEPEFPLNFVRIESVQPATSPLNYGLCLSFGFGGQNGAIAVGHAPLPTK, encoded by the coding sequence ATGGACCGCCAGGGGAAACAAAAAACGGCTCCAATAGAGGCTCTGGCTATGGGAGTGGTGGTCACTGGGCTAGCCCTGGACACTGCCTTGGGAGATCAATTACAAACTTGGACAAAGTTGTTACAGGGAAAAACGGCCATCAAGCCCAAGCAACCTTTTATAAACTTGCCATCGTTCCCCTTGGCATTACAGGGAAATTATCCTCGTTCCCTGGGACAATTGGTTCCGCCCTTGGTGCAGGCCGCCATTGATGATGCCCAACTTGATCCCGCTGAACAACCCTGGGGAGTGGCGATCGGTTCTAGTCGGGCTAACCAATGCCATTGGGAAGATTGGGTTGGGCGCAACATTAAGCCTCCGGTGGCCCCCAACTTTAAGCTTGTGGATTGGTGGCAGACTTTACCTGATCAGGCCGCCCGTTTAGCTGCCCAACTTCTACCGGAAGTAACGGTGATGCAATGCCCCATGGCCGCCTGTGCCACTGGGTTATGGGCGATCGCCCAGGGAGTGGAGTTAATTAGAACAGGCCATTGCCAACGGGTGTTGGCCGGGGCAGTGGAAGCCCCCATTACACCGCTCACATTGGCTGGTTTTAGCAAAATGGCCACGCTAGCACCGGATGGATGTTATCCCTTCGATCGCCAGCGCCAGGGTTTAGTGTTGGGGGAAGGGGGAGCTTTGTTAGTATTGGAAACCCGGGAATTAGCCCAGAAGAGAAAAGCCAGAATTTACGGTGAAATTTTGGGTTGGGGTTTTAGTTGTGATGCACTCCATCGTAGTACTCCTGCCTTTGATAACCACAGTGCCCAGCAAGCCGTGAAGCATTGCCTCACCCGCAGTGGTTTAACCCCAGAGCAAATTGACTTGATTCATCCCCACGGCACTGGCACTCTTTTCAACGATCAACGGGAGGCCGCTTTAATCCAAACTCTTTTTCCTCAAAATCCTCTCATTACTTCCAGCAAAGGGGCCACTGGCCATACCCTGGGCGCTTCCGGGGCGATCGCCGTAGCTTTGACTTTATTAAGCCTTCATCAGCAAAAATTGCCCCCCTGTGTTGGTTTGAAAGAACCTGAATTTCCCCTCAACTTTGTCCGCATTGAATCAGTTCAGCCAGCAACTAGCCCTTTAAACTATGGTCTCTGCCTCAGTTTTGGCTTTGGCGGCCAGAATGGGGCGATCGCCGTGGGACACGCACCACTACCAACAAAATGA
- a CDS encoding type II toxin-antitoxin system VapC family toxin codes for MTNQTSFTICIDSNFIVRLLVGYYEETIYLEMWNKWCNANTKIVAPDLINYEVTNVLWRLNKTNQINYTQAQIALTESFNLGIELYSNSELHQDALAIAEKFQLSAAYDVHYLALAEKMQIDFYTCDKKLFNSVQQNFPRIKLVIANSS; via the coding sequence ATGACCAACCAAACTTCTTTCACAATTTGTATTGACTCAAATTTTATTGTCCGACTTCTTGTTGGGTATTATGAAGAAACTATCTATCTTGAGATGTGGAATAAATGGTGTAACGCAAATACTAAAATTGTTGCTCCTGATCTAATCAACTATGAGGTGACTAATGTTTTGTGGCGTTTAAACAAGACCAATCAGATTAACTACACTCAAGCCCAAATTGCTCTTACAGAAAGTTTTAATCTCGGCATTGAACTTTATTCAAACTCAGAACTACACCAGGATGCTTTGGCGATCGCCGAAAAGTTTCAATTGTCAGCCGCCTATGATGTCCATTATTTAGCTTTAGCAGAAAAAATGCAGATAGATTTTTATACCTGTGACAAAAAACTGTTCAATTCCGTACAACAAAATTTCCCTAGAATAAAATTAGTTATTGCTAACAGTAGTTAG
- a CDS encoding Ni/Fe hydrogenase subunit alpha, translating to MSKTIVIDPVTRIEGHAKISIFLNDQGNVDDVRFHVVEYRGFEKFCEGRPMWEMAGITARICGICPVSHLLCAAKTGDKLLAVQIPPAGEKLRRLMNLGQITQSHALSFFHLSSPDFLLGWDSDPATRNVFGLIAADPDLARAGIRLRQFGQTVIELLGAKKIHSAWSVPGGVRSPLSEEGRQWIVDRLPEAKETVYLALNLFKNMLDRFQTEVAEFGKFPSLFMGLVGKNNEWEHYGGSLRFTDSEGNIVADNLSEDNYADFIGESVEKWSYLKFPYYKSLGYPDGIYRVGPLARLNVCHHIGTPEADQELEEYRQRAGGVATSSFFYHYARLVEILACLEAIELLMADPDILSKNCRAKAEINCTEAVGVSEAPRGTLFHHYKIDEDGLIKKVNLIIATGNNNLAMNKTVAQIAKHYIRNHDVQEGFLNRVEAGIRCYDPCLSCSTHAAGQMPLMIDLVNPQGELIKSIQRD from the coding sequence ATGTCTAAAACCATTGTTATCGATCCCGTTACCCGGATTGAAGGCCATGCCAAAATCTCCATTTTCCTCAACGACCAGGGCAACGTAGATGATGTTCGTTTCCATGTGGTGGAGTATCGGGGTTTTGAAAAATTTTGCGAAGGTCGTCCCATGTGGGAAATGGCTGGTATTACCGCCCGTATTTGCGGCATTTGTCCGGTTAGCCATCTGCTCTGTGCGGCTAAAACCGGGGATAAGTTACTGGCGGTGCAAATCCCTCCAGCCGGGGAAAAACTGCGCCGTTTAATGAATTTAGGGCAAATTACCCAATCCCACGCCCTAAGTTTTTTCCATCTCAGCAGTCCTGATTTTCTGCTTGGTTGGGACAGTGATCCCGCTACTCGCAATGTGTTTGGTTTAATTGCTGCTGACCCCGATTTAGCTAGGGCAGGTATTCGGTTACGGCAATTTGGCCAAACGGTAATTGAACTTTTGGGAGCTAAAAAAATCCACTCTGCTTGGTCAGTGCCCGGTGGAGTCCGATCGCCGTTGTCGGAAGAAGGCAGACAATGGATTGTGGACCGTTTACCAGAAGCAAAAGAAACCGTTTATTTAGCCTTAAATTTGTTTAAAAATATGTTGGACCGCTTCCAAACAGAAGTGGCAGAATTTGGCAAATTTCCCTCCCTATTTATGGGCTTAGTTGGGAAAAATAATGAATGGGAACATTATGGCGGCTCCCTGCGGTTTACCGACAGTGAAGGCAATATTGTCGCGGACAATCTCAGTGAAGATAATTACGCTGATTTTATTGGTGAATCGGTGGAAAAATGGTCCTATTTAAAATTTCCCTACTACAAATCTCTGGGTTATCCCGATGGCATTTATCGGGTTGGTCCCCTTGCCCGCCTTAATGTTTGTCATCACATTGGCACCCCGGAAGCAGACCAAGAATTAGAAGAATATCGGCAACGGGCTGGAGGTGTGGCCACGTCCTCTTTCTTTTATCATTACGCCCGCTTGGTGGAAATTCTTGCCTGTTTAGAAGCCATCGAATTGTTAATGGCTGACCCTGATATTTTGTCCAAAAATTGTCGAGCTAAGGCAGAAATTAATTGTACCGAAGCGGTGGGAGTGAGCGAAGCACCCCGGGGTACTTTATTCCACCATTACAAGATAGATGAAGATGGTCTAATTAAGAAAGTGAATTTGATCATTGCCACGGGCAACAATAACTTAGCCATGAATAAAACCGTGGCCCAAATTGCCAAACACTACATTCGCAATCATGATGTGCAAGAAGGGTTTTTAAACCGGGTGGAAGCGGGTATTCGTTGTTATGATCCCTGCCTTAGTTGTTCTACCCATGCAGCGGGACAAATGCCATTGATGATCGATTTAGTTAACCCTCAGGGGGAACTAATTAAGTCCATCCAGCGGGATTAA
- the hoxF gene encoding bidirectional NAD-reducing hydrogenase diaphorase subunit HoxF, producing MDIKELKEIATKSREKQTKIRIRCCSAAGCLSSEGETVKKNLTTAIAAAGLEEKVEVCGVGCMKFCGRGPLVAVDDRNQLYEFVTPDQVGDIVKKLQKPDAVAETGLISGDPHHPFYALQRNIALENSGRIDPESIDEYIALGGYEQLHKVVYEMTPEEVIVEMNKSGLRGRGGGGYPTGLKWATVAKMPGQQKYVICNADEGDPGAFMDRSVLESDPHRILEGMAIAAYAVGANHGYIYVRAEYPLAIQRLQKAIQQAKRYGLMGTQIFDSPIDFKIDIRVGAGAFVCGEETALIASVEGKRGTPRPRPPYPAQSGLWQSPTLINNVETYANVVPIIREGGDWYGSIGTEKSKGTKVFALTGKVENAGLIEVPMGTTVRQVVEEMGGGVPNGGQVKAVQTGGPSGGCIPADKLDTPIEYDTLLALGTMMGSGGMIVMDESTNMVDVAQFYMDFCKSESCGKCIPCRAGTVQLYDLLTRFLEGEATQEDLIKLENLCHMVKETSLCGLGMSAPNPVISTLRYFRHEYEELLKV from the coding sequence ATGGACATTAAAGAATTAAAGGAAATTGCCACCAAAAGCCGTGAGAAACAAACAAAAATTCGCATTCGTTGTTGTAGTGCTGCCGGTTGTCTTTCTTCTGAAGGGGAGACGGTGAAAAAAAATCTCACCACGGCGATCGCCGCAGCAGGATTGGAAGAAAAAGTGGAAGTCTGTGGGGTAGGCTGTATGAAGTTTTGTGGCCGGGGCCCCCTAGTGGCGGTGGATGACCGGAATCAACTCTACGAATTTGTTACCCCAGACCAGGTGGGGGATATTGTCAAAAAATTGCAGAAACCCGATGCAGTTGCAGAAACAGGCTTAATCAGTGGTGATCCCCACCATCCCTTCTACGCCCTGCAAAGGAATATTGCTTTGGAAAATTCAGGCCGGATTGATCCCGAATCCATTGATGAATACATCGCCCTAGGGGGCTACGAACAGCTTCATAAGGTTGTCTATGAAATGACCCCAGAGGAAGTGATCGTGGAAATGAACAAAAGTGGTCTGCGGGGTCGGGGTGGGGGCGGTTATCCCACCGGCTTGAAATGGGCCACAGTGGCCAAAATGCCCGGCCAGCAAAAATATGTCATCTGCAATGCTGACGAAGGCGATCCCGGTGCTTTCATGGACCGCAGTGTGTTGGAAAGTGATCCCCATCGCATCCTCGAAGGTATGGCGATCGCCGCCTATGCAGTGGGGGCTAACCATGGTTACATTTATGTGCGGGCGGAATACCCCCTAGCTATCCAACGACTGCAAAAAGCGATCCAACAGGCTAAACGTTATGGCCTGATGGGCACCCAAATTTTTGACTCTCCCATTGATTTCAAGATTGATATACGAGTAGGAGCCGGTGCCTTTGTCTGCGGTGAAGAAACAGCATTAATTGCCTCAGTGGAAGGAAAACGGGGAACGCCCCGACCAAGACCACCCTATCCAGCCCAATCGGGTTTGTGGCAAAGTCCCACCCTGATTAACAATGTGGAAACCTACGCCAACGTTGTACCCATCATTCGGGAAGGGGGAGATTGGTATGGCTCCATTGGTACGGAAAAAAGTAAAGGCACCAAGGTTTTTGCCCTCACAGGAAAAGTGGAAAACGCTGGTCTGATTGAAGTGCCCATGGGAACCACCGTGCGACAAGTGGTGGAGGAAATGGGGGGCGGTGTACCCAATGGTGGCCAAGTCAAAGCAGTGCAAACTGGGGGCCCTTCCGGAGGCTGTATCCCCGCCGATAAATTGGATACTCCCATCGAATATGACACCCTATTAGCCCTGGGCACCATGATGGGTTCCGGGGGCATGATTGTCATGGATGAAAGCACCAATATGGTGGACGTGGCCCAGTTTTATATGGATTTTTGCAAATCGGAATCCTGTGGCAAATGTATTCCCTGCCGAGCGGGCACAGTGCAACTTTATGACCTTTTAACCCGCTTTTTAGAAGGGGAAGCTACCCAAGAAGACTTGATCAAACTAGAAAATCTTTGCCATATGGTTAAGGAAACTAGCCTTTGTGGATTGGGGATGAGTGCGCCTAATCCGGTAATAAGTACCCTGCGCTATTTTCGTCATGAATATGAAGAATTACTCAAAGTCTAG
- the atpC gene encoding ATP synthase F1 subunit epsilon gives MTLTVRVITPDKVVWDEEVQELILPSTTGQLGILSNHAPLLTALEIGVMRVRPGKDWQNIAVMGGFAEVENNEVKVLVNGAELGTTIDAESARQAYTAAQGALEEANRGEDKPNQLKASNNYKKARARLQAAGGAV, from the coding sequence ATGACGTTAACAGTACGGGTAATCACACCGGATAAGGTAGTTTGGGATGAGGAAGTGCAGGAACTCATTCTCCCCAGCACCACCGGTCAACTGGGTATCCTCAGTAACCATGCTCCCCTGCTCACCGCTTTGGAAATTGGCGTGATGCGGGTGCGCCCAGGTAAAGACTGGCAGAATATTGCCGTCATGGGGGGTTTTGCCGAGGTAGAAAATAATGAAGTTAAGGTATTGGTCAACGGCGCTGAATTAGGCACCACCATTGATGCTGAATCGGCCCGCCAAGCCTACACCGCAGCCCAGGGGGCTTTGGAAGAGGCCAACCGGGGGGAAGATAAACCCAACCAACTGAAAGCTTCTAACAATTACAAAAAAGCTCGGGCTCGCCTGCAAGCGGCCGGTGGAGCCGTCTAG
- a CDS encoding oxidoreductase yields MAKIRFATVWLAGCSGCHMSFLDMDEWLIDLAQKVDVVFSPVGSDLKEYPDNVDVCLVEGAIANEENLELALELRQKTKVVISFGDCAVTANVPGMRNMLKGSDPVLRRAYIELGDGTPQLPDEPGIVPPLLDKVIPLHEVIPVDIFMPGCPPDAHRIRATLEPLLNGEHPLMEGRAMIKFG; encoded by the coding sequence ATGGCTAAAATTCGTTTTGCTACCGTTTGGCTCGCTGGTTGTTCCGGCTGTCATATGTCCTTCCTTGATATGGACGAATGGCTCATTGATCTCGCTCAAAAAGTTGATGTGGTTTTCAGTCCCGTTGGTTCTGATCTCAAGGAATACCCGGACAATGTGGATGTTTGCCTAGTGGAAGGGGCGATCGCCAACGAAGAAAATTTAGAGTTAGCTTTGGAGTTGAGACAGAAAACGAAGGTAGTAATTTCCTTTGGGGACTGTGCTGTAACCGCCAATGTCCCCGGTATGCGTAATATGCTCAAAGGTAGCGATCCGGTTCTGCGCCGAGCCTATATTGAACTGGGAGATGGGACGCCTCAACTGCCCGATGAACCTGGTATTGTGCCGCCTCTATTAGACAAGGTTATTCCCCTACATGAGGTTATTCCGGTGGATATTTTTATGCCCGGTTGTCCTCCCGATGCCCACCGTATTCGAGCAACGCTAGAACCATTATTAAATGGGGAACATCCCCTCATGGAAGGGCGAGCAATGATCAAATTTGGTTAA
- a CDS encoding Uma2 family endonuclease — translation MNVLTAPIKSDTWTEATWEEFIQATENPDYDKAKFYYYQNQLRIEMSPVGNDHSRDHYLISNAISLYAIFKKIPLNGNDTCSYRKPGHWEVQPDISCHVGDNAMAIPSGTGIVNLNDYPPPDLVIEIANTSLADDQGKKRLLYEELGVKEYWIVDVKATKIMGFKMENQGSYQIRESLVLPGLNLAVLEEALQKTRQTNHGEVMRWLLQQFS, via the coding sequence ATGAATGTTTTAACTGCTCCCATCAAAAGTGACACTTGGACTGAGGCCACCTGGGAAGAATTTATCCAAGCCACTGAAAATCCCGATTATGACAAAGCAAAGTTCTACTACTATCAAAACCAGTTGAGAATTGAAATGTCTCCCGTTGGTAACGATCATTCAAGAGACCATTACCTAATTAGTAACGCTATTAGTCTGTATGCAATTTTTAAGAAAATTCCGCTCAACGGAAATGATACCTGTAGTTATCGTAAACCCGGTCATTGGGAGGTACAACCTGATATTTCTTGCCATGTGGGGGATAATGCTATGGCTATCCCCTCTGGAACAGGTATTGTCAATTTAAATGATTATCCTCCCCCAGATTTAGTTATCGAAATTGCCAATACTTCCTTAGCTGATGATCAAGGAAAAAAACGGCTACTTTATGAAGAGTTAGGCGTTAAAGAATATTGGATTGTGGATGTGAAGGCCACTAAAATCATGGGGTTTAAAATGGAAAACCAAGGGAGCTACCAAATTCGAGAATCTTTAGTTTTACCTGGATTAAATTTAGCTGTTTTGGAAGAGGCGTTGCAAAAAACACGCCAAACGAATCATGGAGAAGTCATGCGTTGGCTACTTCAACAATTTAGTTAA
- the hoxU gene encoding bidirectional hydrogenase complex protein HoxU yields MSVVTLTIDDKAIAIEEGASILQAAKEAGVPIPTLCHLEGISEAAACRLCMVEVEGTNKLMPACVTAVSEEMVVHTNTEKLQNYRRMTVELLFSEGNHVCAICVANGNCELQDMAITVGMDHSRFKYQFPKREVDLSHPMFGIDHNRCILCTRCVRVCDEIEGAHVWDVAYRGAECKIVSGLNQPWGTVDACTSCGKCVDACPTGSIFHKGETTAEKIGDRRKVEFLATARKEKEWVR; encoded by the coding sequence ATGTCTGTTGTTACTTTAACCATTGATGATAAGGCGATCGCCATTGAAGAAGGCGCAAGTATTTTGCAAGCGGCTAAAGAAGCAGGGGTTCCCATTCCCACCCTTTGCCATTTAGAAGGGATTTCAGAAGCGGCAGCCTGTCGTTTGTGCATGGTGGAAGTGGAAGGCACGAATAAATTGATGCCCGCCTGCGTTACCGCTGTGAGCGAAGAAATGGTAGTCCACACCAACACAGAAAAATTGCAAAATTACCGACGTATGACAGTGGAATTACTTTTTTCCGAAGGCAATCATGTCTGTGCCATTTGTGTGGCTAACGGCAACTGTGAATTGCAAGATATGGCCATTACGGTGGGTATGGATCACAGCCGATTTAAATATCAATTTCCCAAGCGAGAAGTGGATTTATCCCATCCCATGTTTGGCATTGATCATAACCGTTGTATTCTCTGTACCCGTTGTGTGCGAGTTTGCGATGAAATTGAGGGAGCCCACGTTTGGGATGTGGCTTACCGGGGCGCAGAATGCAAAATTGTTTCTGGTTTAAATCAGCCCTGGGGAACCGTTGATGCCTGTACTTCCTGTGGCAAATGTGTGGATGCCTGTCCCACGGGTTCTATCTTCCATAAAGGAGAAACTACTGCTGAAAAAATTGGCGATCGCCGTAAGGTGGAGTTTTTAGCCACTGCCCGTAAAGAAAAGGAATGGGTCAGGTAG
- the hoxE gene encoding bidirectional hydrogenase complex protein HoxE — protein sequence MTVATDRQTVPPSAAHPSGDKRFKVLDATMKRNQFNQDALIEILHKAQEIFGYLEEDVLLYVARGLKLPLSRVFGVATFYHLFSLKPSGKHTCVVCLGTACYVKGAGDLLKTLDQEVHLKPGETTEDGQMSLVTARCIGACGIAPAVVYDGKVLGKQNDEAVLAAIQPWLSNS from the coding sequence ATGACCGTTGCCACCGATCGCCAAACTGTGCCCCCATCTGCGGCCCATCCTAGTGGAGACAAGCGTTTTAAGGTGTTAGACGCCACCATGAAGCGCAACCAATTTAATCAGGATGCCCTCATTGAAATCCTGCATAAAGCCCAGGAAATTTTTGGCTACCTGGAAGAGGATGTTCTGCTCTACGTAGCCCGGGGGCTTAAATTACCCCTCAGCCGGGTGTTTGGAGTGGCGACTTTTTACCATCTTTTTTCCCTTAAACCCAGTGGGAAACATACCTGTGTGGTCTGCTTGGGAACGGCTTGCTACGTTAAAGGGGCGGGGGATTTGCTGAAAACCCTAGATCAGGAAGTCCATCTGAAACCGGGGGAAACGACAGAGGATGGACAAATGTCCTTGGTGACGGCCCGTTGCATTGGAGCCTGTGGCATTGCCCCAGCCGTGGTCTATGACGGCAAAGTGTTGGGCAAGCAGAATGACGAAGCGGTATTGGCGGCGATACAACCTTGGTTAAGTAACAGTTAA